The nucleotide sequence CATACGTCCACAGTTTGATAGTGGATCTCGATGCCAGAAAAGATGTAACGAACAGAATGAACAATATTTCTCTTATTCTGtacattttcataaaatgcTTTATCAGGTACATTTTAAGCAAAAAACTCTTTACTGAGCTGTATTTTTATGGAGAGAATTCCATGAAGTGATAATATATGGTTTTGTGATAAACTACCTTTTCAccctttgtgttgtttttttaacaaaatattaATAATCATTCCTTTATTTCCGCTTCCGGTTGTGTGACGTGACGGAGGGTTACTTCCTGGATACCGTTGCTACAACATTAGTCGCCGCGTCCTCGTTTCTCGCTCGGCGCCGCCGGTTTCGTCGTTCTTCAGTCGGATCAGTGAACTGAGAGAATCATGGCTTTTGCTCCGCACCACCGCCGAGACGGAGGCGGACTGTACAGCTTCTCCAGCCGGCCCAGAGCGGTGGAGAGCCGGCCGCGCTACCGGGAGCCTCCGGCCGCACGGTGAGTCTGACCGGGGGCCATGGCCACCGGGGGGGGGCTCAGTAAACTCAGTAAACTGAATATAAATGTATCCTGGATCAAATATGCTTGTGAGGTACTGTTTGATTACTTGTGCATTGGTTGTCAAACTGTGGGGCGGGGGCCACCAGAGGGCTCCAGGAGGAACATTAAGATCAGGGGATGTCTTCTAAAAACTCTCACAGGttaattttacaaaaacaaacgtTCTTATGACTGAACTGgctctttttttattgtcagtTCAGTAAACAGAAGCAGTGGTTGTTAGGATTATATTATAATGTGAAGGAGATGAGGAGAAGGTGTGACAGAAGCAGAAtaattcatattttccactggAGACCAGCAGAGGCCAgagtctcctgagtgaagtgaTCAGCCTCACTGTCTTGACAGCAGCATGCAGCGTGCTCATGGGAACATCATGTACGACCGGCGTGTGGTCAGAGGGAATACCTACGGCCGACACGTCCTGCCTCCGGTGAGTGAGATCCTCGTTCTGTAGCTTCGTCTGCGTCGGCCGGCCTCGCCTCTCAGTGTTCTTTGCGGTGTGCTCGTGCCAGACGGGTCGGCCGGACCCCGCCGAGACCCGGAGGCAGCCGGCCGTCCGGCAGAGGAGCCCGGCTCAGAGAGCAGCCAGGGAGCAGTTGAGAGGCAGCAGCCCTGAAGCCCTGCTGGGCAGAAAACACGTGCACATGCAGACAGGTGCTCACAGCAACGGCGGAGCGGCTCTGGCCCGCGGGCCTCGTCCTAACGCTTGTCTCCGTGTCTCAGAGCGgtacctggaggagctgagcgaGGTCCTTGTGTCTGAGAACGCGGAGTGTCAGACTGACGCTTTCCTGGACAGACCGGCGTCTCCGCTCTTCGTCCCCGCCAAATCCGGCAAAGACGTGGCGACTCAGATCGAGGAGGGAGACGTAGGCTGCGCTGATTTCATTCCACACTTCACTGATCAGACACTCTCAGAGCCTCTGACCCCGGAGGGTTGTTGAGGGACTTTCTGACGTGTGTGACTTTTTAGAATTAGTTTGAATAAACACAATTATTCATAACTTGACTGTAAAGTTAAAGAAGGTTAAAATCACTCATATTTATTCATCAGAAGTTGAAAATGAAGCCTTGTTGGCACATCTGCACTGTTTGGTAGGATTATCCTGCCGTCCTGCAGTATGGTTCAGTAGAAAAACACACTGGATGTGACAAGAACAGGCTGTAGTGAGTTAATAAAGTCCTGATTAATTCTGCATTCATGTGAAACATTtataaaatgtgtaaaactcTTATTGGAGCAATACAAGCAGGAAAAGTGTGGCTCAACACTGGTTGTAAAATACTCATCATGTGCTGCACTTACACAGAATTTCCCCCCAGACATCAAGAAAACACTGGATGAATGTATGATTGCTGCGTTTtgctctgcagctgtttgactTCGACGTGGAGGTGCAGCCCGTCCTGGAGGTCTTGGTGGGGAAGGTCATGGAGCAGTCTctgctggaggtgatggaggaggaggagctggccaGTCTGAAGGCCCAGCAGAGGACCTTCGAAGAGCTGCGAAACAGCCGACTGGCGgaggtgcagcggctgcaggagcaggagagacGCCACAGCCAGGAGAGAGTACGTGGCTACAGAAGACCCTCTGATGATCCAGCGCTCAGACGTCAGACCTCCTCAGTTCCAGCTTCGCTTCAGACCGGACTGAACGCCGCAGATTAAGTGATTTACAGGACTGTGGTTTTAAGCCACCGTGTGTTTCTTCTGACTTCAGGAACGTAGGATAGCCCAGCAGAAAGAAGTGctgaggaaagaaaaggagacgGCGGAGAAGATCGCTGCTCGGGCGATCACCCAGCAGTACCTGGCCGGCCTGCAGCCCGCGGTCTTCAGCTCCCTCAGAGGTCACGGCTTCTTCTACGACCCCGTGGAGAGAGGTCAGCTTCAGGACAACTTCAGTACAGATACAGACTCTCCTCAGTCAGTCCCAGACAGACTTTATCAATCACAGCATGTGCCAgtgtggcggccatcttggatgaggacatgctgcttcaccagtgctttgctggaggaaaaaaaaattcagaatttGCTGAATTTTCTTGGAAAAATACTGTATTAAGGCTGGTTATGGGTGCAACTAAAACTTGTTTTTAGAGTTATATTTCTCTTCATCTGTAATGTGCAGCAACAATATATTTGTTTCCCAGCTCTGGTTTTGTGCTCAAGATGTCATCAGTTATGCTTCTGATTTGCAGATGTTGAGACTAATTTCTTGCCGTGGCTCATGGCTGAGGTGAACGACACTCTGAGGAAGAGATCTACAGCGAGGCAGACGCTGGACAGTGAGTGATTACTGCCGTTTGACACGTTCAGAGGATGTCGAGTAGCTTCTGCTTCATAAACTCCTCTGGTGGAAGTTCATCATGACCGAcccgtcctgtcctgtttcAGATCTCATA is from Salarias fasciatus chromosome 7 unlocalized genomic scaffold, fSalaFa1.1 super_scaffold_4, whole genome shotgun sequence and encodes:
- the LOC115383113 gene encoding radial spoke head protein 3 homolog B-like isoform X2, coding for MAFAPHHRRDGGGLYSFSSRPRAVESRPRYREPPAARMQRAHGNIMYDRRVVRGNTYGRHVLPPTGRPDPAETRRQPAVRQRSPAQRAAREQLRGSSPEALLGRKHVHMQTERYLEELSEVLVSENAECQTDAFLDRPASPLFVPAKSGKDVATQIEEGDLFDFDVEVQPVLEVLVGKVMEQSLLEVMEEEELASLKAQQRTFEELRNSRLAEVQRLQEQERRHSQERERRIAQQKEVLRKEKETAEKIAARAITQQYLAGLQPAVFSSLRGHGFFYDPVERDVETNFLPWLMAEVNDTLRKRSTARQTLDNLIQDVCRKRVEAFMELEAQQHTDDT
- the LOC115383113 gene encoding radial spoke head protein 3 homolog isoform X1, with the translated sequence MAFAPHHRRDGGGLYSFSSRPRAVESRPRYREPPAARSMQRAHGNIMYDRRVVRGNTYGRHVLPPTGRPDPAETRRQPAVRQRSPAQRAAREQLRGSSPEALLGRKHVHMQTERYLEELSEVLVSENAECQTDAFLDRPASPLFVPAKSGKDVATQIEEGDLFDFDVEVQPVLEVLVGKVMEQSLLEVMEEEELASLKAQQRTFEELRNSRLAEVQRLQEQERRHSQERERRIAQQKEVLRKEKETAEKIAARAITQQYLAGLQPAVFSSLRGHGFFYDPVERDVETNFLPWLMAEVNDTLRKRSTARQTLDNLIQDVCRKRVEAFMELEAQQHTDDT